The sequence ACCTTAGTGGTGTCGTAGTTTTTGACAGAATCGTTGTGCATCATATAAGCCGGTGCACCGTTCTCGATACTGGAGATAAAAGTGGAGTCCTTGCTGTTTTTTGCAGTGAATTCATAAATGACGAACTGCCCATTTTCGGGTTTTTCACTACCTTCTTTGATGTAAGTGTATTCCGTGCCATCTTCGGTAGTTTTGGTCTTTTGACAAGAGACTACTCCCAAGCATGTTGCCACCATACCGGCTGACAACATCAAACTTTTAATGTTTTTCATTGACTAATTCTAGTTGATTTAATAATCGATCTTGATTTTCTTTAATTAATTTTTCGAAGCGCTCGATGGTATCTTTCAGGGAATCCATGGACCTGCCTCCGGCGGCATTTCGGTGTCCACCACCATCGAAGTATTTGGCCGCAAACTTGTTCACCGCCACGTTTTCGATGGACCGGAAGGAGATCTTCACGCCGTCCTTTCGCTCGGTAAACATAGCAGCGATTTTTATCCCGTCCAAGGAAAGTGCATAATTCACGAGCCCTTCCGTGTCTCCAGTCTGCGAGTCGTATTTTTTCAAGTCTCGCTTACTGATCCAAAAATAGGCGGTATGCAAATCGGTATGGATGACCAGCCTTCTTGTCAGCGCAAACCCTATAAATTTCAACCGATTTACGGAATTGGTATCGTAAATCAATCGGGATATTTTGGAATTATCCGCACCCAGTCCGATCAGCTCTGCAGTGACCATATGGACATGCTTGGTCGTATTTGGATGCTTGAAACCTCCTGTATCCGTCATGATGCCAGAATAGAGGCAGTCAGCAATATCTTTGTCGATCAGCTCCGTTTCTCCCATCTGCACGATCAAGTCGTAGATGAGTTCACAAGTGGCCGCCGCATCAGTACTCCAATACCTAAAATCAGCAAAATCCTCCGGATCTTGGTGATGGTCGATGTTTACCTTGATAGCATCGGCCTTTTTCACCAGTGCTCCAAGCTCATTTATCCTGCTGAGACAGGAAAAGTCCAAGCATATAATGATATCAGCTGCATTGATCAGTTCAATGGCTTCCTTTTGGCAGTCCTCTTTCTCAAAGTTCACCACATCATCATTGCCTTTCATCCAATACAGGAAAGAAGGATAATCCGAAGGGGTGATCACCGTGACGTCATGTCCTTTCTTCTTTAGGTAATTTGACATTCCCAAGGAAGACCCCAAAGCATCGGCATCGGGCTTGTGGTGTGTGGTGATGACGACTTTCTTTGGTGAAGACAGTAGTTTTTTAAATGACTCTAAATCTAGCATCTACAATATTTTAGTAGCACTTTTTACAGTACACAAGACGCAAAGGTCTATATAATTTTTTAAAAATCCCAAATTTATATAAGCCTCTTAAAATGAATAAGATAACTTACAAATAATTGTAAATATTCTGAGTTTCCAGTAAAAACCTTAATTTTGCTGCCAAATATAAACCTTCATTTTCAAAACCAAACAAAATGGCAAGTAACAGAACGTTCACCATGATCAAGCCAGATGCTTTTGCAGAAGGCCATTCAGGTGCTATCCTTAAAATGATCGAAGAGGCAGGCTTTAAAATCGTCGCCATCAAGGCTACCCAGCTTACTGCTGAGCTGGCAGGTAAATTCTATGCCGTGCATAAAGAACGCCCTTTTTATAATGACCTGTGCAATTACATGTCTTCCGGCCCGATCATCGCTGCCATCCTTGAAAAAGACAATGCCGTCACAGACTTCAGAGCCCTGATCGGCGCTACAAACCCTGCAGACGCCGCTGAAGGCACCATCCGTAAACTATATGCCAAGTCCATCGAGGCAAATGCCGTTCACGGATCTGACTCAGACGAAAACGCCGAGATCGAAGGAAGCTTCTTCTTCAGCCAAATCGAGCGGGTAAAATAAGCACTGCTTTTCCCAAGCAAAAAAATCCCATAGAGCCAAGCCCCCAAATTCATTTTTGGAGGGCTTGGTTTTTTTGTTCTGGCCAGATGCCATGGCTATTGATGTGACGCCCTTACAGGGCTAGCTTCGCATCTCATCCACTTTTGAAATGCGGATGGCTGAAAATGGCATTTGTAATGCCCCTACCTGAAACGGCTCTTATACGCAAATAGAACCACTCTCACTATTCCTCCTTCTTCTTAAAAAAGACCTGCCGAATCCATCGGGGCAGGAAGATCGCTCCTAACAGCAGATAAGGATAGTAAGAGAACATCCTCCACAGGATACTGGTCACGAAGGTGTAGTTTGACAGGAACTCGTAGAAGAACTGTGCAAAGAAGAATTCCGCGGTGCCGCTACTACCGGGAGTAGGGGAGATCATCATGACGATCCACATGATAATCTGCCGCGCAAACACCAATATGTGTTCGGTAAAGCTCAGGTCAACATAGGCGGTCATCAGGGCATTGAGCATCAGGTACCGCGAAGACCAAATAAAAACGGTCGCCACGGCAATGGTAATCCAGTACTTTGCATTTTTGCCTTGTAGTTCTTTGCTGGATTCGATGATCTGATCACCGTATTCGCTGGCATTGTACTTCCACTTTCGGATCCAACTGATGCTGAAAATCTTGAGCAATACCCACTTGAAAACCCTTGGGCGATAGAATAATGCCCCCGCCATGATCAGGGAGTAAAGGGCATACAGGGAATAACTTACCCAAAATATATAGTTTAAGCTTTTTCCCAACCGCAGCTCCAACACATGGCTGTCCGGAAAAATACTACCTTGGGCAAAATACAGCACAATAGGAGCGCCAATTACAAAGAATAAATTATCCAAAATGGCCGTTACCATCACAAAAGCAATGGCTTTTCCCAGCTTGATCCCTTCCTTATGCAGGATAAACACCGCCACGGCAGTTCCTCCGACGATGGAGGGCGTCACCGCTGAGGCAAATTCCCACAGAATGATCACATAAATGGCCCTGACCCAAGTGAGCCGTTTATCGGTGATTTCTCGTATCCGGAAGACATAGCCCGCATCCCGCATAAAGATCACCAAAAGGGCCAGCAAGATAGATGGCCAAGAGGCATCGAAGACACTGCGGAGGTTTTCGCGGGTGATCGAAGGATCTGAGTAGAACATGACAAAGACAATCCCAATTCCCAACAGCACAGGAATCCATACCTTGTTGGGGTTAAGCGTCTTGAAAATCTCTTTGTTGTCTAACTTCATAAAATTTACTCGGCTGGGATTTCCTCTAATTTTTCTACCCAAAAATTATTAAAGCCTTCACCCAGCTTGATGGTCACCAAGGACAGTTGAAGAAGCTCTAAAATGGCCAAAAATGTATAGATCACAAAGATCTTGTCCGGCTTATAGTCAATGAAATCCGTGAAAGGCATACGCTTTTTGAAGCTGATTTTATCCAGCACAAAATTCTTTTGCTGATCAATGGTGTAGGGATATTGCACCACAGTGTGTTTGGTTTCATCAGTCCGTGCAGCATATCGGGCCATCACACGCTGAAAAACCTTGAGTACTTTATACAAATCCAAATCTTGGATTTCACTCTCCACATCATCGGCCTTGCTGAGTTCCTTTAGCTCAGCGGCGATGTTGCCACGCTTTTCTTTGGTCATGCGTGCGGCCTCCATCTCGGTGAGCTCACCGATGACGGACTTATACTTTTTGTACTCTAACAAGTGCCTGATCAGCTCTTCCCGAGGATCGATTTCATCGCCATTCTCATCGAGCTCAGGCCTAGGGATAAGCAGTTTTGACTTGATCTTCATGAGTGTGGCCGCTACGAGGATAAATTCGCTGGCCACTTCTATTTCCATTTGTTCCAGGTGTTTGAGGTAATCTAGGAAATCATGGGTGATTTTGGAAATGGGAATATCGTATATATCCAGCTCATCCCGCTCGATAAAGAACAGAAGCAAATCGAATGGCCCCTCAAAAAGCGGTAATTTGATCTCGAAACTCACTGGATACTATTAAATTTCTCTTAATTTTGCGATCAGATTGAATATCAAAGATATTACATTAATACAAAATTCTATAGGTGACGGTTCAAAATCAGTAAGAAAACTTGTGGATAAAAAGTTTGGCTAAATTTTAGCTATATTAAAACATTCATTTGCCGTCACAGTTAATTGT comes from Echinicola vietnamensis DSM 17526 and encodes:
- a CDS encoding DHH family phosphoesterase; translation: MLDLESFKKLLSSPKKVVITTHHKPDADALGSSLGMSNYLKKKGHDVTVITPSDYPSFLYWMKGNDDVVNFEKEDCQKEAIELINAADIIICLDFSCLSRINELGALVKKADAIKVNIDHHQDPEDFADFRYWSTDAAATCELIYDLIVQMGETELIDKDIADCLYSGIMTDTGGFKHPNTTKHVHMVTAELIGLGADNSKISRLIYDTNSVNRLKFIGFALTRRLVIHTDLHTAYFWISKRDLKKYDSQTGDTEGLVNYALSLDGIKIAAMFTERKDGVKISFRSIENVAVNKFAAKYFDGGGHRNAAGGRSMDSLKDTIERFEKLIKENQDRLLNQLELVNEKH
- a CDS encoding nucleoside-diphosphate kinase codes for the protein MASNRTFTMIKPDAFAEGHSGAILKMIEEAGFKIVAIKATQLTAELAGKFYAVHKERPFYNDLCNYMSSGPIIAAILEKDNAVTDFRALIGATNPADAAEGTIRKLYAKSIEANAVHGSDSDENAEIEGSFFFSQIERVK
- a CDS encoding lysylphosphatidylglycerol synthase transmembrane domain-containing protein, with translation MKLDNKEIFKTLNPNKVWIPVLLGIGIVFVMFYSDPSITRENLRSVFDASWPSILLALLVIFMRDAGYVFRIREITDKRLTWVRAIYVIILWEFASAVTPSIVGGTAVAVFILHKEGIKLGKAIAFVMVTAILDNLFFVIGAPIVLYFAQGSIFPDSHVLELRLGKSLNYIFWVSYSLYALYSLIMAGALFYRPRVFKWVLLKIFSISWIRKWKYNASEYGDQIIESSKELQGKNAKYWITIAVATVFIWSSRYLMLNALMTAYVDLSFTEHILVFARQIIMWIVMMISPTPGSSGTAEFFFAQFFYEFLSNYTFVTSILWRMFSYYPYLLLGAIFLPRWIRQVFFKKKEE
- a CDS encoding segregation and condensation protein A produces the protein MSFEIKLPLFEGPFDLLLFFIERDELDIYDIPISKITHDFLDYLKHLEQMEIEVASEFILVAATLMKIKSKLLIPRPELDENGDEIDPREELIRHLLEYKKYKSVIGELTEMEAARMTKEKRGNIAAELKELSKADDVESEIQDLDLYKVLKVFQRVMARYAARTDETKHTVVQYPYTIDQQKNFVLDKISFKKRMPFTDFIDYKPDKIFVIYTFLAILELLQLSLVTIKLGEGFNNFWVEKLEEIPAE